A stretch of the Microtus pennsylvanicus isolate mMicPen1 chromosome 16, mMicPen1.hap1, whole genome shotgun sequence genome encodes the following:
- the Tdo2 gene encoding tryptophan 2,3-dioxygenase codes for MSGCPFLGNSVGYSLKNLSVEDSEEDKAQNGVNKASRGGLIYGSYLQLEKILDAQELQSEIKGNKIHDEHLFIITHQAYELWFKQILWELDSVREIFQNGHVRDERNMLKVMTRMHRVVVIFKLLVQQFSVLETMTALDFNDFREYLSPASGFQSLQFRLLENKIGVLQSLRVPYNRRHYRDNFGGEANELLLKSEQEQTLLQLVEAWLERTPGLEPHGFNFWGKFEENILKGLEEEFIRIQALEESEEKEEQMAEFRKQKEVLLCLFDEKRHEYLLSKGERRLSYRALQGALMIYFYREEPRFQVPFQLLTSLMDIDTLMTKWRYNHVCMVHRMLGTKGGTGGSSGYQYLRSTVSDRYKVFVDLFNLSTYLVPRHWIPKMNPIIHKFLYTAEYCDSSYFSSDDSD; via the exons ATGAGTGGGTGCCCGTTTTTAGGAAACAGTGTGGG ATATTCTTTGAAAAACTTATCTGTAGAAGACAGTGAAGAAGACAAAGCTCAAAATGGCGTAAACAAGGCCAGCAGAGGCGGGCTTATCTACGGGAGCTACCTGCAG ttggAAAAAATTTTGGATGCACAAGAACTTCAAagtgaaataaaaggaaataaaatccatGATGAACACCTCTTTATCATAACCCACCAAG cTTATGAACTCTGGTTTAAACAAATCCTCTGGGAACTCGATTCTGTTCGTGAGATTTTTCAAAACGGCCAT GTCAGGGACGAGAGGAACATGCTCAAGGTGATGACCCGGATGCACCGCGTGGTGGTCATCTTCAAGCTCCTGGTGCAGCAGTTCTCTGTGCTGGAAACCATGACGGCCTTGGATTTCAACGACTTCAG AGAGTACCTATCTCCAGCATCGGGCTTCCAGAGTTTACAGTTCCGACTGCTAGAGAATAAGATAGGCGTTCTTCAGAGCTTAAGAGTCCCTTACAACAGGAGACACTACCGGGATAACTTCGGAGGCGAGGCCAATGAGCTGCTGTTGAAATCAGAGCAGGAGCAGACGCTGCTGCAGCTGGTGGAG GCATGGCTGGAGAGAACACCTGGCTTAGAGCCACATGGatttaatttctggggaaagTTTGAAGAGAACATCCTGAAAGGCCTAGAAGAAGAATTCATAAGAATACAG GCTTTGGAAGAATcggaagagaaagaggagcagaTGGCTGAGTTCCGGAAACAGAAAGAGGTTCTCCTGTGCTTGTTTGACGAGAAGCGCCACGAGTACCTCCTAAGCAAAG GTGAGCGACGACTGTCATACCGAGCACTCCAGGGAGCACTGATGATCTATTTTTacag GGAGGAGCCCCGGTTCCAGGTCCCTTTCCAGTTGCTGACCTCGCTGATGGATATAGACACGCTCATGACCAAATGGAGAT ATAACcatgtgtgcatggtgcacaGGATGCTGGGCACCAAGGGTGGCACTGGGGGATCCTCAGGCTATCAGTACCTACGCTCAACCGTGAG TGACAGATACAAGGTGTTTGTGGATTTATTTAACCTCTCAACATACCTGGTTCCTCGACACTGGATACCAAAGATGAATCCTATCATTCACAAATTCCTCTACACAGCCGAGTATTGTGACAGCTCTTACTTCAGCAGTGATGACTCGGATTAA
- the LOC142836378 gene encoding large ribosomal subunit protein eL43-like: MAKRTKKVGIVGKYGTRYGASLRKMVKKIEISQHAKYTCSFCGTTKMKRRAAGSWHCGSCMKTVAGGAWTYNTTSAITVKSAIRRLKELKDQ, from the coding sequence ATGGCTAAACGCACCAAGAAGGTCGGGATCGTCGGGAAATATGGGACCCGCTATGGTGCCTCCCTCCGGAAAATggtgaagaaaattgaaatcagcCAGCACGCCAAGTACACGTGCTCCTTCTGTGGCACGACCAAGATGAAGAGACGAGCCGCTGGCAGCTGGCACTGTGGCTCCTGCATGAAGACAGTGGCTGGCGGGGCCTGGACCTACAACACGACTTCTGCCATCACAGTGAAGTCTGCCATCAGAAGACTGAAGGAACTGAAAGACCAGTAA